From the Roseateles sp. XES5 genome, one window contains:
- a CDS encoding LysR family transcriptional regulator — MNRFPMFSPQLLISFVAVCETSSFTRAADRVSLSQSTVSQQVRRLEELIGKALFERTSHEVRLTEEGIKLLSYARRIITLNEEAHDALTGPWRDGVLRIGMPEDFTVPTVDLLAAFKREHPYLRLDVTSGLSPDLYRAYGQEELDLVLVKQRRVHLPRAARPEPLLWLDSAEHPAIEQSPVPIAVFPVNGLYREELCGALDTLGLRWRVSYSGGGLAALAAASAAGLGVSLLPAGCRLPAHRVLGKAEGLPPVEDFELALFHHDNAPAITLDLAERLIRFCGLQP, encoded by the coding sequence ATGAATCGCTTTCCCATGTTCAGCCCGCAGCTTCTCATCAGCTTCGTGGCCGTCTGCGAGACCAGCAGCTTTACCCGCGCGGCCGACCGCGTCTCGCTCTCGCAATCCACCGTCAGCCAGCAGGTCCGCCGTCTCGAGGAGTTGATCGGCAAGGCGCTGTTCGAGCGCACCTCCCACGAGGTGCGGCTGACCGAGGAGGGCATCAAGCTCCTCAGCTATGCCCGCCGCATCATCACGCTGAACGAGGAAGCCCACGACGCACTGACGGGACCCTGGCGCGACGGCGTGCTGCGCATCGGCATGCCGGAGGATTTCACCGTGCCGACGGTCGATCTCCTGGCCGCCTTCAAGCGCGAGCACCCGTATCTTCGGCTCGACGTCACCAGCGGCCTCAGCCCGGATCTCTACCGCGCCTATGGCCAGGAAGAGCTGGACCTCGTGCTCGTCAAGCAGCGCCGCGTGCACCTGCCGCGCGCCGCGCGGCCGGAACCGCTGCTGTGGCTCGACAGCGCCGAACATCCCGCCATCGAACAATCGCCCGTCCCCATCGCCGTCTTTCCGGTCAACGGGCTCTACCGCGAGGAACTGTGCGGCGCGCTCGATACCCTCGGCCTGCGCTGGCGCGTCAGCTACAGCGGCGGCGGGCTTGCGGCGCTGGCGGCGGCCTCGGCGGCCGGGCTCGGCGTCAGCCTGCTGCCGGCCGGCTGCCGCCTGCCGGCGCACCGGGTCCTCGGCAAGGCGGAGGGACTGCCGCCCGTCGAGGATTTCGAGCTTGCCCTGTTCCACCACGACAACGCGCCGGCAATCACGCTGGACCTTGCGGAGCGGCTCATTCGATTTTGCGGACTTCAACCGTAG
- a CDS encoding amidohydrolase family protein, whose translation MDDEETMVHNAVSQSRRAFLSRTGQLTTAAAVAGLTGTAGHAATAETCKEDATVTSLKDSHYLLADVRLEEGFEKDGDVIVATRTALYTLEIRDGRIAALHGAGSPLPAGLPTYQANGQLALPTMRDMHIHLDKTFYGGPWQAPRPRQGKTIMDMIALEEKLLPQLLPTSIERAEGLIALLQSHGSTIARSHCNIDPVSGLKSLEHLKRALEKHADDFTCEIVAFPQHGLLHSKVDGLMREAMQMGVEFVGGLDPTNVDSAMEKSLDAMFQIALDTGKGVDIHLHETSPAGVAAVNYMIDTVEKNPALKGKVTISHAFALTMLSPEQLEETAARFAANGITIASTVPIGGLMMPLPQLSKAGVFVMTGTDSVIDHWSPFGSGDMLEKAYLYAQLYRGSDEYHLSRSLAIATGGLLPLDDEGNRAWPKAGDEAGFSLTPASCTAEAVARLPARTATFHKGRLVAGGIDKASS comes from the coding sequence ATGGACGATGAGGAAACGATGGTGCACAACGCCGTATCGCAGAGCCGCAGGGCCTTTCTGAGCCGCACCGGCCAGCTTACCACCGCCGCAGCCGTTGCGGGCCTGACCGGCACCGCCGGCCACGCCGCCACTGCCGAGACTTGCAAGGAGGACGCCACCGTGACGTCTTTGAAAGACAGCCACTATCTTCTCGCCGATGTCAGGCTGGAGGAGGGTTTCGAGAAGGACGGCGACGTCATCGTCGCCACCCGCACCGCGCTCTACACGCTGGAAATCAGGGACGGCCGGATCGCCGCGCTGCATGGTGCCGGCAGCCCCCTGCCCGCGGGCCTGCCGACCTACCAGGCGAACGGCCAGCTCGCACTGCCGACGATGCGCGACATGCACATCCACCTCGACAAGACCTTCTATGGCGGCCCCTGGCAGGCGCCGCGCCCGCGCCAGGGCAAGACGATTATGGACATGATCGCGCTGGAGGAAAAGCTGCTGCCGCAACTGCTGCCGACCTCGATCGAGCGCGCCGAGGGCCTGATCGCCCTTCTGCAGTCCCATGGCAGCACCATCGCCCGCAGCCATTGCAACATCGATCCGGTCAGCGGCCTCAAGAGCCTCGAGCACCTGAAGCGCGCGCTGGAAAAACACGCGGATGATTTCACCTGCGAGATCGTCGCCTTCCCGCAGCACGGCCTGCTGCATTCCAAGGTCGACGGTCTGATGCGCGAGGCCATGCAGATGGGCGTGGAATTCGTCGGCGGCCTCGACCCGACCAATGTCGACAGCGCCATGGAAAAATCGCTCGACGCGATGTTCCAGATCGCGCTCGACACCGGCAAGGGCGTGGACATCCACCTGCACGAGACGAGCCCGGCAGGCGTTGCCGCCGTCAACTACATGATCGACACGGTGGAAAAGAACCCTGCCCTCAAGGGCAAGGTCACGATCAGCCACGCCTTCGCGCTGACGATGCTTTCGCCGGAACAGCTCGAGGAAACCGCCGCGCGCTTTGCCGCCAATGGCATCACCATCGCCTCGACCGTTCCGATCGGCGGCCTGATGATGCCGCTGCCGCAGCTTTCCAAGGCGGGCGTCTTCGTCATGACCGGCACCGACAGCGTGATCGACCACTGGTCGCCCTTCGGCAGCGGCGACATGCTGGAAAAGGCCTATCTCTACGCCCAGCTCTATCGCGGCTCGGACGAATATCATCTGTCCCGTTCGCTCGCCATTGCCACCGGCGGCTTGCTGCCGCTGGACGACGAGGGCAACCGCGCCTGGCCGAAGGCCGGCGACGAGGCGGGTTTCTCGCTCACCCCGGCAAGCTGCACCGCCGAGGCCGTCGCCCGCCTGCCGGCCCGCACTGCGACCTTCCACAAGGGCCGCCTCGTTGCGGGCGGCATCGACAAGGCATCGTCTTAA
- a CDS encoding VOC family protein has product MNLNQVTVTMPDLDEGWHFYIALGLVPIVDARPNYVRFACPDGNSTFSLHAGMATGGGTTVYFECEDLDATVERLRAAGIVFSALPEDKSWLWREAELFDPAGNRLLLYFAGENRLDPPWKIRPQQR; this is encoded by the coding sequence ATGAACCTCAATCAGGTGACCGTCACGATGCCGGACCTCGACGAAGGCTGGCATTTCTACATCGCCCTCGGCCTCGTTCCCATCGTGGATGCGCGGCCGAACTATGTGCGCTTCGCCTGCCCGGATGGAAACAGCACGTTCTCCCTGCATGCCGGCATGGCGACTGGCGGCGGAACGACGGTCTATTTCGAATGCGAGGACCTGGATGCCACCGTCGAAAGGCTGAGGGCTGCCGGCATTGTGTTTTCCGCACTGCCGGAAGACAAAAGCTGGCTGTGGCGCGAGGCGGAACTGTTCGATCCCGCCGGCAACCGTCTTCTGCTCTATTTCGCCGGGGAAAACCGGCTCGACCCACCGTGGAAAATCCGGCCGCAGCAGCGCTGA
- the greA gene encoding transcription elongation factor GreA: MSVAFVKEESAETAAETQLPERPISPHPNLVTEAGLKALEQQLQAAREAFEAANVIEDINERRRQAAGPARDLRYFSERLRTAQLVPPRDSNDTVGFGSTVTFNRDDGRVQTYRIVGEDEADPKAGTISYVSPVARLLMGKGVGDVVSIGGQELEIEKIV; the protein is encoded by the coding sequence GTGAGCGTCGCATTCGTCAAGGAAGAGAGCGCGGAAACGGCAGCGGAAACCCAGCTGCCGGAGCGTCCCATCTCACCCCACCCCAACCTCGTGACGGAGGCGGGTCTCAAGGCGCTGGAGCAGCAGCTTCAGGCGGCGCGCGAGGCCTTCGAAGCCGCGAACGTCATCGAGGATATCAACGAGCGTCGTCGCCAGGCGGCAGGTCCCGCGCGGGACCTGCGCTATTTTTCCGAGCGCCTGCGTACCGCCCAGCTCGTTCCTCCGCGCGATTCGAACGACACCGTCGGCTTCGGCAGCACCGTGACCTTCAACCGCGATGACGGGCGCGTCCAGACCTACCGTATCGTCGGCGAGGACGAGGCCGATCCCAAGGCGGGAACGATCTCCTATGTCTCGCCGGTCGCGCGCCTCCTGATGGGCAAGGGCGTCGGCGACGTGGTGAGCATCGGCGGGCAGGAGCTGGAGATCGAGAAGATCGTCTGA
- a CDS encoding MacB family efflux pump subunit encodes MTALLSLRDVTKTFYNGDFAVEVLHGISLDIAAGEFVAIIGQSGSGKSTLMNILGCLDQPTSGDYRIDGEPVADFDSDELAALRRRTFGFVFQSYNLIPTASARENVEVPAIYAGMPARDRQARAEALLGSLRLGDRLDHRPNQLSGGQQQRVSIARALMNGGRVILADEPTGALDSQSGEDVMALLRRMHEDGHTVILITHSREVAEAADRLIEIRDGRIVSDTSRKARAASPAAAGLQKAVKEGSAALADVSEAVKMAVRALYANLFRTVLTLLGIVIGVGSVVAMLAIGTGAQNSVLDRISAMGSDLLLVRPSMANFRGGGSAPVTLIPSDADAILDVPNVAFAVPEMTSSVTLRFGSVDYQTTANGTVPDFPRAKSWALAAGEFINQDDMDTYAPVAVIGQTVAKTLFADGTNPLGQYVLVNKIPFQVIGVMAEMGASAGGNDQDDVILVPLSTGSMRLFGQRNVRTITVQVRDAAAIDLTQGAIQSLLDERHKAEDTQITNMSSVREAFTETSNTMKLFLGSVAAISLLVGGIGVMNIMLVSVRERTREIGVRMATGARRRDILLQFLIEALVVSAIGGAIGVALGLSIGGLAKAFGMPVSFTIGPVALAFACSFLTGLVFGYLPARNASHLQPAVALGAD; translated from the coding sequence ATGACGGCGCTTCTCTCGCTCCGTGACGTCACCAAGACCTTCTACAACGGCGACTTCGCCGTGGAGGTCCTGCACGGCATCTCGCTCGATATCGCGGCGGGCGAATTCGTGGCGATCATCGGCCAGTCCGGCTCCGGCAAGTCGACGCTGATGAACATTCTCGGCTGCCTCGACCAGCCGACCTCGGGCGACTACCGCATCGACGGCGAACCGGTCGCCGATTTCGACAGCGACGAACTGGCGGCGCTGCGCCGGCGCACCTTCGGCTTCGTCTTCCAGAGCTACAATCTCATTCCCACCGCCAGCGCCCGCGAAAATGTCGAGGTGCCCGCGATCTACGCCGGCATGCCGGCGCGCGACCGGCAGGCGCGGGCCGAAGCGCTGCTCGGCTCCCTGAGGCTCGGCGACCGGCTGGACCACCGGCCGAACCAGCTTTCCGGCGGCCAGCAGCAGCGGGTCTCCATCGCCCGCGCGCTGATGAACGGCGGCCGCGTCATCCTGGCCGACGAGCCGACCGGCGCGCTCGACAGCCAGAGCGGCGAAGACGTGATGGCGCTGCTGCGCCGCATGCACGAGGACGGCCATACCGTCATCCTCATCACCCATTCCCGCGAGGTGGCGGAGGCCGCCGACCGGTTGATCGAGATCCGTGACGGGCGCATCGTCTCCGACACGTCCCGCAAGGCGCGCGCGGCCTCGCCGGCCGCTGCCGGTCTGCAGAAGGCGGTGAAGGAAGGCTCGGCCGCGCTTGCCGACGTTTCCGAGGCGGTGAAGATGGCTGTCCGCGCGCTCTATGCCAATCTCTTCCGCACCGTGTTGACGCTGCTCGGCATCGTCATCGGCGTCGGCTCCGTGGTGGCCATGCTGGCGATCGGCACGGGCGCGCAGAACTCCGTGCTCGACCGTATTTCCGCCATGGGCTCGGACCTCCTGCTGGTACGCCCCAGCATGGCGAATTTCCGTGGCGGCGGCAGCGCGCCGGTGACGCTCATTCCCTCCGACGCCGACGCCATTCTCGACGTGCCGAATGTCGCCTTCGCCGTGCCGGAAATGACGAGCTCCGTCACGCTGCGTTTCGGCAGCGTCGATTACCAGACGACGGCCAACGGCACGGTGCCGGATTTCCCGCGCGCCAAGTCATGGGCCCTCGCGGCCGGCGAGTTCATCAACCAGGATGACATGGACACCTATGCCCCCGTCGCCGTCATCGGGCAGACGGTGGCGAAGACCCTCTTTGCCGACGGCACGAACCCGCTCGGCCAATATGTGCTGGTCAACAAGATCCCCTTCCAGGTCATCGGCGTGATGGCCGAGATGGGCGCGAGCGCCGGCGGCAACGACCAGGACGACGTGATCCTCGTGCCGCTGTCGACCGGCAGCATGCGGCTCTTCGGCCAGCGCAACGTGCGCACCATCACCGTGCAGGTCCGGGACGCCGCGGCCATCGACCTGACGCAGGGCGCGATCCAGTCCCTGCTCGACGAGCGCCACAAGGCCGAGGACACGCAGATCACCAACATGTCCTCGGTGCGCGAGGCCTTCACCGAGACCTCCAACACCATGAAGCTGTTCCTCGGTTCGGTCGCCGCCATCTCGCTGCTCGTCGGCGGCATCGGCGTCATGAACATCATGCTGGTGAGCGTGCGCGAACGCACGCGCGAGATCGGCGTGCGCATGGCGACGGGCGCGCGCCGGCGCGACATCCTCCTGCAATTCCTCATCGAGGCGCTCGTCGTCTCGGCCATCGGCGGGGCGATCGGCGTCGCGCTGGGGCTTTCCATCGGCGGGCTCGCCAAGGCCTTCGGTATGCCGGTCAGCTTCACGATCGGTCCCGTGGCGCTCGCCTTCGCCTGCTCTTTCCTGACGGGCCTCGTCTTCGGCTATCTGCCGGCCCGCAACGCCTCGCATCTCCAGCCGGCCGTGGCGCTCGGGGCCGACTGA
- a CDS encoding efflux RND transporter periplasmic adaptor subunit, translating into MTVNARAKKTEAASGEAAPATVTLMPAAAPPVRRKRRSRGWIWLPVLAVLAGASTYAWRAYAPAETAAAVITQPVTRGDIENAVTAVGTLEAIKSVDAGAQVSGQLKAMHVAIGDIVTKGQILAEIDPATIENRMEINRAELANLEAQLESKTAQLALKQANIARQRSLVAGNAAARQALDQAVADLAAAKADVDATTAQIRKQQATLAGDEVDLGYTKIYAPMAGTVVANPVKEGQTLNAVQSAPTIVTIADLSTMTVRAEVSEADVGRLTPGMEAYFTLLGQPGKRFTGKLRQIEPSPTVENNVVLYNALFDVPNPEGALMMSMSAQVFFVQAAARDVLVAPAGAVSTTRDGGKPKAQVTVVTASGAQEVRDVETGIRNRVSVEIRSGLAEGDNVVVSAGGKASSGSGRNSQRGMRMPPMF; encoded by the coding sequence ATGACCGTCAATGCACGCGCGAAGAAGACCGAAGCCGCATCCGGGGAGGCTGCGCCCGCGACCGTGACCCTCATGCCCGCCGCCGCCCCGCCCGTTCGCCGCAAGCGCCGTTCGCGCGGCTGGATCTGGCTGCCGGTTCTCGCGGTTCTGGCCGGCGCCAGCACCTATGCCTGGCGTGCCTATGCCCCGGCCGAAACGGCGGCGGCGGTCATCACCCAACCCGTCACGCGCGGCGATATCGAAAATGCGGTGACGGCGGTCGGCACGCTGGAAGCGATAAAATCGGTCGATGCCGGCGCACAGGTCTCCGGCCAGTTGAAGGCCATGCATGTCGCCATCGGCGATATCGTGACGAAGGGCCAGATCCTGGCCGAGATCGACCCGGCGACCATCGAGAACCGCATGGAGATCAACCGCGCGGAGCTTGCCAACCTCGAGGCGCAACTGGAATCCAAGACGGCGCAGCTTGCCTTGAAACAGGCGAATATCGCCCGCCAGCGCAGCCTCGTCGCCGGCAATGCCGCCGCCCGGCAGGCGCTCGACCAGGCCGTGGCCGACCTTGCCGCCGCCAAGGCTGATGTCGATGCCACCACGGCGCAGATCCGCAAGCAGCAGGCGACGCTGGCCGGCGACGAGGTCGATCTCGGTTACACGAAGATCTATGCGCCCATGGCCGGCACCGTCGTTGCCAATCCGGTGAAGGAAGGCCAGACGCTGAACGCCGTTCAGAGCGCGCCCACCATCGTCACCATCGCCGATCTCTCCACCATGACGGTGCGCGCCGAGGTGTCCGAGGCCGATGTCGGCCGCCTGACGCCGGGCATGGAGGCCTATTTCACGCTGCTTGGCCAGCCCGGCAAGCGTTTCACCGGCAAGCTGCGCCAGATCGAGCCCTCGCCGACGGTGGAGAACAATGTCGTGCTCTACAATGCGCTGTTCGACGTGCCGAACCCGGAGGGGGCGCTGATGATGTCGATGAGCGCGCAGGTCTTCTTCGTGCAGGCGGCGGCGCGCGACGTGCTGGTCGCGCCGGCCGGGGCGGTGTCGACGACGCGGGACGGCGGCAAGCCGAAGGCGCAGGTGACGGTGGTCACGGCCTCGGGCGCACAGGAGGTGCGCGACGTCGAGACCGGCATCCGCAATCGCGTCAGCGTCGAGATCCGGAGCGGTCTTGCCGAGGGCGACAACGTGGTCGTCAGCGCCGGCGGCAAGGCGTCCAGCGGCAGCGGCCGCAACTCGCAACGCGGCATGCGCATGCCGCCGATGTTCTGA